The following proteins are encoded in a genomic region of Rhizobium sp. CCGE531:
- the rbfA gene encoding 30S ribosome-binding factor RbfA: protein MARPTSSAPSQRMLRVGEQVRAAITQVLQRGEVRDDLIERTVISISEVRMSPDLKIATAYVTPLGVADHDTIIDTLNRHSKYIRGRLGQHLRQMKYMPEVRFRDDTSFDNYKKIDALLRSPEVQRDLDDGDAETDTDKNR, encoded by the coding sequence ATGGCCAGACCAACTTCTTCCGCGCCTTCGCAGCGCATGCTTCGCGTCGGCGAACAAGTGCGCGCCGCGATCACGCAGGTCCTGCAGCGCGGCGAAGTGCGCGACGACCTGATCGAGCGCACCGTGATCTCCATTTCCGAAGTGCGCATGTCGCCGGACCTGAAGATCGCCACCGCCTACGTCACGCCGCTCGGCGTCGCTGACCACGACACGATCATCGACACGCTCAATCGTCATTCGAAATACATCCGCGGCCGTCTCGGGCAGCACCTTCGGCAGATGAAATACATGCCGGAAGTCCGCTTCCGCGATGATACGAGCTTCGACAATTACAAGAAGATCGACGCCTTGCTGCGTTCGCCCGAGGTCCAGCGTGATCTCGATGACGGCGACGCCGAAACCGATACCGACAAAAACCGATAA
- the infB gene encoding translation initiation factor IF-2, with amino-acid sequence MTDNQDDKTLSASGKKTLTLKPSGVNQGTVRQDMGRGRTKAVVVETRKRRPLRPEDEKPMVGSATPSVTRVAEPTPQPPRPPQPAPRIHQPGGQQQRPGQPSQSQQRPQQERSSRPVVLNHLSADEMDARRRALADAQARDAADAVRRAEEEARRRVEDEARRIAEQAEAARRAVEEAARAAEAKVETPASVEAPKPAVQAAAAPAVARRPDAAPQPARPGAPAGEAPANRRRVNEAESDRGPPRGAPARGKVTRPEPAKPVTTRPKTDEERRRGKLTVTTANVDEDGTARGRSLSAMRRRQEKFRRSQMQETREKISREVVLPETITIQELSQRMSERAVDVIKFLMKEGQMMKPGDVIDADLAELIASEFGHTVKRVSESDVEQGIFNVADEEGELVSRPAVVTIMGHVDHGKTSLLDAIRHANVVAGEAGGITQHIGAYQVEQNGQKITFIDTPGHAAFTAMRARGAQATDIAILVVAADDSVMPQTIESINHAKAAGVPIIVAINKIDKHEANPQKVRTELLQHEVFVESMGGEVLDVEVSAKNRTNLDKLLEAILLQSEILDLKANPNRTAEGTVIEAQLDRGRGSVATVLVQKGTLRPGQIVVAGDQWGRVRALINDKGEHVKEATPATPVEVLGLSGTPAAGDKFAVVESESRAREISEYRQRLARDKAAARQSGQRGSLEQMMTQLQAVGVKEFPLVIKGDVQGSIEAIAGALDKLGTDEVRARIVHSGAGGITESDVSLAEASNAAIIGFNVRANAQARQFAEREGIEIRYYNIIYDLVDDVKAAMSGLLSPERRETFLGNAEILEVFNITKVGKVAGCRVTEGKVERGVGVRLVRDNVVIHEGKLKTLKRFKDEVSEVNVGQECGMAFENYEDIRAGDTIECFRVEHITRTL; translated from the coding sequence ATGACCGACAATCAAGACGACAAGACGCTGAGTGCATCGGGTAAGAAGACCCTCACCCTGAAGCCTTCAGGCGTGAACCAGGGCACCGTGCGCCAGGACATGGGCCGCGGTCGCACCAAGGCGGTCGTGGTTGAGACCCGCAAGCGCCGCCCTCTACGCCCCGAAGATGAAAAGCCGATGGTCGGCTCGGCGACGCCATCCGTGACGCGCGTTGCGGAACCGACGCCGCAGCCACCGCGCCCGCCGCAGCCAGCTCCGCGCATTCATCAGCCCGGCGGCCAGCAGCAGCGGCCGGGACAGCCCAGCCAGAGCCAGCAGCGCCCGCAGCAGGAACGGTCATCGCGCCCGGTGGTTCTGAACCACCTGTCCGCCGATGAAATGGACGCGCGCCGTCGCGCACTTGCCGACGCCCAGGCCCGCGATGCCGCGGATGCCGTGCGCCGTGCCGAGGAAGAAGCACGACGCCGTGTGGAAGATGAGGCACGCCGCATCGCCGAACAGGCCGAAGCTGCCCGCCGCGCCGTCGAAGAAGCCGCCCGCGCCGCCGAAGCCAAGGTCGAGACGCCCGCATCGGTGGAAGCACCGAAGCCGGCAGTCCAGGCCGCCGCGGCTCCTGCCGTTGCGCGTCGTCCGGATGCGGCTCCGCAGCCGGCACGCCCCGGCGCCCCCGCCGGCGAGGCACCTGCCAACCGCCGTCGGGTCAACGAAGCAGAGAGTGATCGCGGTCCGCCGCGTGGCGCTCCGGCACGCGGCAAGGTCACGCGCCCCGAGCCGGCAAAGCCTGTTACCACGCGTCCGAAAACCGACGAAGAACGCCGCCGCGGCAAGCTGACTGTAACGACGGCCAATGTCGACGAAGACGGAACCGCCCGCGGCCGCTCGCTTTCGGCCATGCGCCGCCGCCAGGAGAAGTTCCGCCGCAGCCAGATGCAGGAAACGCGCGAAAAGATCTCGCGTGAAGTCGTGCTGCCGGAAACCATCACCATTCAGGAACTGTCGCAGCGCATGTCCGAACGCGCCGTCGACGTCATCAAGTTCCTGATGAAGGAAGGCCAGATGATGAAGCCGGGCGACGTCATCGACGCCGATCTGGCCGAGCTCATCGCCAGCGAATTCGGCCATACCGTCAAGCGCGTTTCGGAATCCGACGTCGAACAGGGCATCTTCAACGTTGCCGACGAGGAAGGCGAACTGGTTTCCCGTCCGGCCGTGGTCACCATCATGGGTCACGTCGACCACGGCAAGACCTCGCTGCTCGACGCCATCCGTCATGCCAACGTGGTCGCCGGCGAAGCCGGTGGCATCACCCAGCATATCGGCGCCTATCAGGTCGAGCAGAACGGCCAGAAGATCACCTTCATCGATACCCCTGGCCACGCCGCCTTCACGGCCATGCGTGCCCGTGGCGCCCAGGCGACCGACATCGCCATCCTGGTCGTTGCGGCCGACGACAGCGTGATGCCGCAGACGATCGAATCGATCAACCATGCCAAGGCAGCGGGTGTTCCGATCATCGTGGCGATCAACAAGATCGACAAGCACGAAGCCAATCCGCAGAAGGTCCGCACGGAACTGCTGCAGCACGAAGTCTTCGTCGAATCCATGGGCGGTGAAGTGCTCGACGTGGAAGTATCCGCGAAGAACCGCACCAACCTCGACAAGTTGCTCGAAGCCATCCTGCTGCAATCGGAAATCCTTGACCTCAAGGCCAATCCGAACCGTACCGCGGAAGGCACCGTCATCGAAGCCCAGCTCGATCGAGGCCGTGGCTCCGTCGCCACCGTCCTCGTTCAGAAGGGCACGTTGCGTCCCGGCCAGATCGTCGTTGCCGGCGATCAGTGGGGCCGCGTGCGCGCGCTGATCAACGACAAGGGTGAGCATGTGAAGGAAGCAACGCCGGCAACGCCGGTCGAGGTTCTCGGCCTGTCCGGCACGCCGGCGGCGGGCGACAAGTTCGCCGTCGTCGAAAGCGAAAGCCGCGCCCGCGAGATTTCCGAATATCGCCAGCGTCTGGCCCGCGATAAGGCCGCTGCCCGCCAGTCCGGCCAGCGCGGTTCGCTCGAACAGATGATGACCCAGCTCCAGGCTGTCGGCGTGAAGGAATTCCCGCTTGTCATCAAGGGCGACGTGCAGGGTTCGATCGAAGCCATTGCCGGCGCGCTCGACAAGCTCGGCACCGACGAGGTCCGCGCCCGCATCGTCCATTCGGGCGCAGGCGGCATCACGGAATCGGATGTCTCGCTCGCCGAAGCTTCGAATGCAGCCATCATCGGCTTCAACGTCCGCGCCAATGCCCAGGCTCGCCAGTTCGCGGAGCGTGAAGGCATCGAGATCCGCTACTACAACATCATCTACGACCTGGTGGATGACGTGAAGGCAGCGATGTCGGGCCTGCTCTCTCCGGAGCGTCGCGAAACCTTCCTCGGCAATGCCGAGATCCTCGAGGTGTTCAACATCACGAAGGTCGGCAAGGTCGCGGGCTGCCGCGTCACCGAAGGCAAGGTCGAGCGTGGCGTCGGCGTCCGCCTGGTGCGCGACAACGTCGTCATCCACGAAGGCAAGCTCAAGACACTCAAGCGCTTCAAGGACGAAGTGTCGGAAGTCAATGTCGGCCAGGAATGCGGCATGGCCTTCGAGAATTACGAAGATATCCGCGCCGGCGACACGATCGAGTGCTTCCGCGTCGAGCATATCACCCGTACGCTCTAA
- a CDS encoding RNA-binding protein, protein MTITEGPSAPPEDDDLGGDDANGRMCIVTRESGSPDELIRFVAAPDGTVVPDLKRQLPGRGCWVKLDRALVDKAVAKKLFARALKAEVTAPSDLGAIVDRLLVAQLAGMMHMARKASQFVNGSSKVDGSVRNGSALAVFHAIDAAADGVRKIDQARKAWHLGMETEKEIPSFRVFTETEMEELMGQNAFIHAAALAGRAGEGVVKRANLLERYRNGGQSRATGGAGRRKQ, encoded by the coding sequence ATGACGATCACCGAGGGGCCGAGCGCACCGCCTGAAGACGACGATCTCGGGGGTGACGACGCAAACGGCCGCATGTGTATCGTAACACGCGAAAGCGGATCGCCAGACGAGCTGATCCGCTTCGTAGCCGCTCCCGACGGGACCGTTGTTCCCGATCTGAAGCGGCAGCTGCCGGGACGCGGCTGCTGGGTCAAGCTTGACCGGGCACTGGTGGACAAGGCGGTGGCGAAGAAATTGTTTGCTCGCGCCCTGAAGGCGGAGGTGACGGCACCGAGCGATCTCGGCGCCATCGTCGACCGGCTTCTTGTGGCGCAGCTGGCCGGGATGATGCACATGGCACGCAAAGCGAGCCAGTTCGTCAATGGCTCGTCAAAGGTCGACGGCTCCGTTCGCAACGGTTCGGCACTCGCCGTGTTCCATGCGATCGACGCCGCTGCCGATGGCGTCCGCAAGATCGACCAGGCGCGAAAGGCCTGGCATCTCGGCATGGAGACCGAAAAGGAAATACCGTCGTTCCGTGTTTTCACGGAGACGGAAATGGAAGAACTGATGGGCCAGAACGCTTTTATCCATGCCGCAGCGCTTGCGGGGCGGGCGGGTGAAGGTGTAGTGAAGCGCGCAAACCTGCTCGAACGGTACCGCAACGGCGGTCAGTCCCGGGCAACGGGCGGCGCTGGCCGGCGAAAACAATGA
- the nusA gene encoding transcription termination factor NusA, translated as MAVSANRLELLQIADAVAREKVIDREIVLAAMADAIQKAARSRYGTESNIRADINPKTGEIRLQRLLEVVEKAEDYSTQIPLELARDRNPDAALGDFIADPLPPMDFGRIAAQSAKQVIVQKVREAERDRQFDEFKDRVGEIVNGTVKRVEYGNVIVDLGRGEGIIRRDEMIPRENFRYGDRVRAYVYDVRREQRGPQIFLSRTHPQFMVKLFTMEVPEIYDGIIQVKSVARDPGSRAKIAVISNDSSIDPVGACVGMRGSRVQAVVGELQGEKIDIIPWSSEPANFVVNALQPAEVAKVVLDEDAERIEVVVPDEQLSLAIGRRGQNVRLASQLTGWDIDIMTEAEESERRQKEFNERTNLFMDALDVDEMVGQVLASEGFAAVEELAYVDLEEISSIDGFDEDTAQEIQTRAREYLEKLDAEMDEKRKSLGVADELREINGMTAQMMVALGEDGIKTIEDFAGCAADDLVGWSERKNGETKKFEGLFSKLEVSRVEAEQMVVQARLLAGWITEADLAAGTTEEVAEDEAEQEA; from the coding sequence ATGGCAGTCAGTGCGAACCGGCTAGAACTTCTGCAGATCGCAGATGCAGTGGCGCGCGAAAAGGTCATCGACCGCGAGATCGTGCTTGCCGCAATGGCGGACGCGATCCAGAAGGCCGCGCGTTCGCGTTACGGCACGGAGTCGAACATCCGCGCCGACATCAACCCGAAGACCGGCGAAATCCGCCTGCAGCGCCTGCTCGAAGTCGTCGAGAAAGCCGAAGACTATTCCACGCAGATCCCGCTGGAACTGGCCCGCGACCGCAACCCGGACGCCGCCCTTGGCGATTTCATCGCCGATCCGCTGCCGCCGATGGATTTCGGCCGCATCGCCGCCCAGTCGGCCAAGCAGGTCATCGTGCAGAAGGTGCGCGAAGCCGAGCGTGACCGCCAGTTCGACGAATTCAAGGATCGTGTCGGCGAAATCGTCAACGGTACGGTCAAGCGCGTCGAATACGGCAACGTCATCGTCGACCTCGGCCGCGGCGAAGGCATCATCCGCCGCGACGAGATGATCCCGCGCGAGAACTTCCGCTACGGCGATCGCGTCCGCGCCTATGTCTACGACGTGCGCCGCGAACAGCGCGGCCCGCAGATCTTCCTGTCGCGCACGCATCCGCAGTTCATGGTCAAGCTCTTCACCATGGAAGTGCCCGAAATCTACGACGGCATCATCCAGGTGAAGTCGGTTGCCCGCGATCCGGGCTCGCGCGCCAAGATCGCCGTCATTTCGAACGACTCGTCGATCGATCCGGTCGGCGCCTGCGTCGGTATGCGCGGTTCGCGCGTCCAGGCCGTCGTCGGCGAACTGCAGGGCGAAAAGATCGACATCATTCCCTGGTCCAGCGAGCCGGCGAACTTCGTCGTCAACGCGCTGCAGCCGGCCGAAGTCGCCAAGGTCGTCCTTGACGAGGACGCAGAGCGCATCGAAGTCGTGGTTCCGGACGAGCAGCTGTCGCTGGCCATCGGCCGCCGCGGCCAGAACGTCCGCCTCGCCTCGCAGCTGACCGGCTGGGATATCGACATCATGACGGAAGCCGAGGAATCGGAGCGCCGTCAAAAGGAATTCAACGAGCGCACCAACCTGTTCATGGACGCGCTCGATGTGGACGAAATGGTCGGCCAGGTTCTGGCCTCCGAAGGCTTTGCCGCCGTCGAGGAGCTGGCTTACGTCGATCTCGAGGAAATCTCCTCCATTGACGGTTTCGACGAAGACACCGCCCAGGAAATCCAGACCCGCGCCCGCGAATATCTCGAGAAGCTCGATGCCGAAATGGACGAGAAGCGCAAGTCGCTCGGCGTAGCCGACGAGCTGCGTGAGATCAACGGCATGACCGCGCAGATGATGGTCGCCCTCGGCGAGGACGGCATCAAGACGATCGAAGACTTTGCCGGCTGTGCCGCCGATGACCTCGTCGGCTGGAGCGAACGCAAGAACGGCGAGACGAAGAAGTTCGAGGGCCTGTTTTCCAAGCTCGAAGTCTCGCGCGTCGAAGCCGAACAGATGGTCGTGCAGGCTCGCCTGCTGGCCGGCTGGATCACCGAGGCCGATCTCGCCGCTGGGACGACCGAAGAGGTCGCGGAGGATGAAGCCGAGCAAGAAGCATGA
- the rimP gene encoding ribosome maturation factor RimP, whose translation MSDVTNADNTNEPRLIVETGLDQRVAAIIEPVLVGMGFRLVRVRLLNQNGLTLQVMTERNDGTMTVEGCEEVSTAISPVLDVEDPIDKAYHLEVSSPGIDRPMVRKSDFVRWNGHIVKCETSILVDNRKRFRGKIADVNDDGFTIERDQVAYGEEPKVTIPFSTLAEAKLILTDDLIRDALRADKLAKAEAANQNEADDEEE comes from the coding sequence TTGTCGGACGTGACAAACGCAGACAATACCAATGAACCCAGGCTGATCGTCGAAACCGGCCTTGACCAGCGTGTCGCCGCCATCATCGAGCCGGTGCTCGTCGGCATGGGCTTTCGCCTGGTGCGCGTACGCCTCTTGAACCAGAACGGCCTGACGCTGCAAGTCATGACCGAGCGCAACGACGGCACCATGACCGTCGAGGGCTGCGAAGAGGTCTCCACGGCCATTTCGCCGGTTCTGGATGTGGAAGATCCGATCGATAAGGCGTATCATCTGGAAGTGTCTTCGCCAGGTATCGACCGCCCGATGGTGCGCAAGTCGGATTTCGTCCGCTGGAACGGCCACATCGTCAAGTGCGAAACCTCGATCCTGGTCGATAACCGCAAGCGTTTCCGCGGCAAGATCGCCGACGTCAACGACGATGGCTTCACGATCGAACGCGACCAGGTTGCCTACGGCGAGGAACCGAAGGTGACCATTCCGTTCAGCACGCTGGCCGAAGCCAAGCTGATCCTGACCGACGATCTCATCCGCGACGCGCTGCGCGCCGACAAGCTGGCGAAAGCCGAGGCAGCGAACCAGAACGAAGCGGACGACGAAGAAGAATAA
- a CDS encoding lytic murein transglycosylase: protein MSRYILRLLILILLLALLPLPAFAASKADVEAQFQAWIQKDLWPEARKAGISEKTFQAAFAGVMLNWDLPDLEPPGFPKPKEQAQSQAEFSSPAPYFNEARLQKLAATGRSLASQYGPALRRIEKTYGVPGPILLAIWGRETGFGIAKLPNSAVQVLATKAFMSTRKDMFRTEIIAALRILEHGDVTPDQFKGSWAGALGQPQFMPTNYLKYAVDFDGDGHRNIWTSVPDTLASIANYLVQKGWQRGRGWGYEATIPPAVSCAQEGPDLAKPISHWASLGITRISGKAFPSDELRASGMMLVPAGRDGPEFIVTPNFYVIKEYNNSDLYGLYIGNLADRIAYGSGAFQEKWGDVGKMLRSDVAGMQKALEHKGYDVGGTDGLPGYKTRRSIGQWQEKGGMKPTCYPDSSMLGVLK from the coding sequence ATGTCGCGGTATATTCTGCGGCTCCTTATCCTTATCCTCCTCCTCGCCCTCCTCCCTCTGCCAGCCTTCGCCGCCTCGAAGGCCGATGTCGAGGCACAGTTCCAGGCCTGGATACAGAAGGATCTCTGGCCGGAAGCTCGGAAAGCCGGAATTTCCGAAAAGACCTTCCAGGCCGCCTTCGCCGGCGTGATGCTGAACTGGGATCTGCCGGATCTTGAGCCACCAGGCTTCCCCAAACCCAAGGAACAGGCGCAGAGCCAGGCTGAATTCTCCTCCCCCGCCCCCTACTTCAACGAGGCGCGACTGCAGAAGCTGGCCGCGACCGGGCGGAGCCTTGCCTCGCAATATGGGCCGGCGCTGCGGCGGATCGAGAAGACCTATGGCGTGCCGGGACCGATCCTGCTTGCCATCTGGGGCCGCGAGACCGGCTTCGGCATCGCCAAGCTGCCGAACTCGGCGGTCCAGGTGCTGGCGACCAAGGCCTTCATGTCCACCCGCAAGGACATGTTCCGCACCGAGATCATCGCGGCCCTGCGCATCCTCGAACATGGCGACGTCACGCCGGATCAGTTCAAGGGTTCCTGGGCTGGCGCGCTTGGCCAGCCGCAGTTCATGCCGACCAACTACCTGAAATATGCCGTCGATTTCGATGGTGACGGCCATCGCAATATCTGGACCTCGGTGCCTGATACGCTGGCATCCATAGCCAACTATCTGGTCCAGAAGGGCTGGCAGCGCGGGCGCGGCTGGGGCTACGAAGCCACGATCCCGCCGGCCGTCTCCTGCGCCCAGGAGGGGCCGGACCTTGCCAAGCCGATCTCGCATTGGGCTTCGCTCGGGATTACGCGCATTTCCGGCAAGGCATTTCCCTCGGACGAACTGCGGGCCAGCGGCATGATGCTGGTGCCGGCCGGCCGCGACGGGCCGGAATTCATCGTCACGCCGAATTTCTACGTCATCAAGGAATATAACAACTCCGACCTCTACGGCCTCTACATCGGCAATCTCGCCGACCGCATCGCCTATGGCAGCGGCGCCTTCCAGGAAAAATGGGGCGATGTCGGCAAGATGCTGCGCTCTGATGTCGCCGGCATGCAGAAGGCTTTGGAGCACAAGGGCTATGATGTCGGCGGCACCGACGGCCTGCCGGGCTACAAGACCAGGCGGTCGATCGGCCAATGGCAGGAAAAGGGCGGCATGAAGCCCACCTGCTATCCCGACAGCTCGATGCTCGGGGTGCTCAAATAG
- the recR gene encoding recombination mediator RecR has product MAKRVTGPEIEKLIQLLAKVPGLGPRSARRAALHLIKKKDQLLGPLSHAMGDAYDKVKICSRCGNVDTVDPCTVCTDERRDQSVIIVVEDVSDLWALERSGAMNAAYHVLGGVLSPLDGVGPDDLNIRGLIARVGEGGVREIIIAVNATVEGQTTAHYITDQLAGLEIKITRLAHGVPVGGELDYLDEGTLAAALRARTAI; this is encoded by the coding sequence ATGGCAAAGCGAGTCACCGGCCCCGAAATCGAAAAACTCATCCAGCTTCTGGCGAAAGTGCCGGGCCTCGGGCCGCGTTCGGCGCGCCGCGCGGCGCTGCACCTCATCAAGAAGAAGGATCAGCTGCTCGGGCCGCTGTCCCATGCCATGGGCGATGCCTATGACAAGGTGAAGATCTGCTCGCGCTGCGGCAATGTCGATACCGTCGATCCCTGCACCGTCTGCACCGACGAGCGGCGCGATCAATCCGTCATCATCGTCGTCGAGGATGTGTCCGACCTCTGGGCCCTAGAACGATCAGGCGCGATGAACGCCGCCTATCACGTGCTCGGCGGCGTCCTGTCGCCGCTCGACGGAGTCGGGCCTGACGATCTCAACATTCGCGGCCTGATCGCGCGCGTCGGCGAAGGCGGCGTCCGCGAGATCATCATCGCCGTCAATGCGACGGTCGAAGGGCAAACCACAGCACACTATATAACCGACCAGCTTGCCGGCCTCGAGATCAAGATCACCCGCCTTGCCCATGGCGTGCCTGTCGGAGGCGAGCTCGACTATCTCGACGAAGGCACGCTGGCGGCGGCCCTTCGGGCGCGGACGGCGATTTGA
- a CDS encoding LysE family translocator → MSLSTLLVFAGALFIAAGSPGPSIAALVARVLTKGAPNVLPFLSGMWLGEAIWLTCAVAGLATIAETFHLAFVAIKWLGVAYLLYLAWKMWFAASDTTEEQLPDAQSPARLFLAGFTVTMGNPKIMVFYMALLPSIIDLHAVTISGWAELVATMFAVLVVIDLSWAMLAAKARTFLKSRRAVRIANRASAGTMAGAAVAIAMR, encoded by the coding sequence ATGAGCCTGTCGACGCTGCTGGTTTTTGCCGGTGCTTTGTTCATTGCGGCGGGATCGCCGGGGCCGAGCATTGCAGCACTGGTGGCCCGCGTGCTGACGAAGGGCGCGCCCAATGTGCTGCCCTTCCTTTCCGGCATGTGGCTTGGCGAAGCGATCTGGCTGACCTGTGCCGTCGCCGGCCTTGCGACCATTGCCGAAACCTTCCACCTGGCCTTCGTGGCGATCAAATGGCTCGGTGTCGCCTATCTGCTCTATCTCGCCTGGAAGATGTGGTTTGCCGCCTCCGATACGACCGAAGAACAGCTGCCGGATGCGCAATCGCCCGCAAGGCTCTTCCTCGCCGGCTTCACGGTCACCATGGGCAATCCGAAGATCATGGTGTTCTACATGGCGCTGCTGCCGTCGATCATCGATCTGCACGCGGTCACGATCTCCGGCTGGGCCGAGCTGGTGGCGACGATGTTTGCGGTGCTTGTCGTCATCGATCTTTCCTGGGCGATGCTGGCGGCAAAGGCTCGGACCTTCCTCAAGAGCCGCCGCGCCGTGCGCATCGCCAATCGCGCCAGCGCCGGCACCATGGCGGGCGCGGCCGTAGCAATCGCCATGCGGTAA
- a CDS encoding alpha/beta fold hydrolase, whose protein sequence is MSDIIMLPGLGGSGDGHWQTLWERQQPSMRRFQPSSWDKPILTDWIAALEREISRSGTPPILIAHSLACQLIAHWAPMRKTAILGAFLVAAPDPTGEIYLAEAGSFANPPRKRLPFPSLLVASTYDPFGSLDHARHSAEIWGGALVDVGPRGHINAASGLEDWPEGKAIFEGFRAQLV, encoded by the coding sequence ATGAGCGATATCATCATGCTTCCGGGGCTTGGCGGCTCGGGCGACGGCCACTGGCAGACATTATGGGAACGGCAGCAGCCAAGCATGCGCCGCTTCCAGCCGTCCAGCTGGGACAAGCCGATACTCACGGACTGGATTGCCGCGCTCGAGCGGGAAATCTCCCGGTCAGGGACGCCGCCGATCCTGATCGCGCACAGCCTCGCCTGCCAGCTCATCGCCCATTGGGCACCCATGAGGAAAACGGCGATCCTTGGCGCCTTCCTGGTGGCCGCCCCCGACCCCACCGGCGAAATCTATCTTGCCGAAGCCGGCAGCTTCGCCAACCCTCCGCGGAAGCGGCTGCCCTTTCCATCCCTGCTCGTCGCCAGCACCTACGACCCTTTCGGCTCCCTCGATCATGCGCGCCACAGCGCCGAAATCTGGGGCGGCGCCTTGGTCGACGTCGGGCCTCGCGGCCATATCAATGCGGCGTCCGGACTGGAGGACTGGCCGGAAGGCAAGGCAATCTTCGAGGGCTTTCGCGCGCAGCTTGTTTGA
- a CDS encoding Lrp/AsnC family transcriptional regulator, producing the protein MDSIERGLDPTDLSIIEILQQDGRISVSELGRRVGLSQPAASERLKRLEERGVIAGYRAVVDPAAVGLGMMAVIRLRTTHEHIRPYLKQFSEMPEIIEVLRLTGEDCFLLKVLVPTPSDLETIVDSIARHGAVTTSLVLRNEPIKAIGRDLIRKAIAL; encoded by the coding sequence ATGGATAGTATCGAAAGAGGGCTGGATCCGACGGATCTGTCGATCATCGAGATCCTGCAGCAGGATGGGCGAATCTCGGTGTCGGAACTCGGCCGCCGCGTCGGCCTTTCGCAGCCGGCCGCTTCGGAGCGGCTGAAGCGGCTGGAGGAGCGCGGCGTCATTGCCGGCTACCGCGCGGTCGTCGATCCCGCCGCCGTCGGGCTCGGCATGATGGCGGTCATCCGGCTGCGGACGACGCATGAACACATCCGGCCCTATCTGAAGCAGTTTTCCGAAATGCCCGAGATTATCGAGGTCTTGAGGCTGACGGGCGAGGATTGCTTCCTGCTCAAGGTTCTCGTGCCGACACCATCGGACCTTGAAACCATCGTCGATTCCATTGCCCGCCATGGCGCGGTAACGACGTCGCTGGTGCTGCGAAATGAGCCAATAAAGGCGATCGGCCGCGATCTCATTCGCAAGGCGATCGCCCTCTGA
- a CDS encoding YbaB/EbfC family nucleoid-associated protein → MRDIMGMMGKVKEMQAKMEKMQSEIADIRVEGKAGGGLVTATVNGKGVMLGIKIDPSLFKEDDVEILEDLIVAANKDAQEKAEAIAAEKTRELTAGLPIPPGFKLPF, encoded by the coding sequence ATGCGCGACATCATGGGCATGATGGGCAAAGTTAAGGAAATGCAGGCCAAGATGGAGAAGATGCAGTCGGAGATCGCCGACATTCGCGTCGAAGGCAAGGCCGGCGGCGGCCTCGTCACCGCCACCGTCAACGGCAAGGGCGTGATGCTCGGCATCAAGATCGATCCGTCGCTCTTCAAGGAAGACGATGTCGAGATCCTCGAGGACCTGATCGTTGCCGCCAACAAGGATGCCCAGGAAAAGGCCGAGGCGATCGCCGCCGAAAAGACCCGCGAACTGACCGCCGGCCTGCCGATCCCGCCCGGCTTCAAGCTGCCGTTCTGA